The genomic interval TTGAGCGGGTCTCCCAGGCACGCGATGCCCTTACCCTCAGAGGCCCCTGTCCCGTTGACGTGCAGGGTCATCGAGACGTCGCGCGGGACGAACTCGTCCAACGTGAGACGGCGTTCGCCGAGGACGTACTGAGCGCTCGACGCGTTATCGGCGATGGTGTCGACGATCGTGATGTCCCAGTTCCGTACCCTGCTGTCTACGATCTCTAGCGCCGCGACGGCATAGTCGACTGCTGCGACGACGTCGGACAGCTCGGTTCCGAGCACGTCCGATTTGAGGACGAAAGCGACCTCGGCTTCAATCTTCGGCGCGATGAGTTTGGCGAGGTCGATCTCGCCGCCGTCGGCGACGTGCATGTCTTCGAGGAGCACACCGAAATCGGGTTGGTCCACGCCCAACTGCGTCTGCACCGCGATGGACGTGAGTCCGACTTTGCGCCCAGTTCGCCTGTTGTTCGCCGACTCCTTTCGGGATAGCACCAGCTCCTGTACGCGGTAGGCGCCGGCGATGTCTGGGATCACATCACGCACGGGGTCAATGGCCGATGCCGTGCGCCCGGCGTCGAGCAGAGCACGCGCCGCCTGGAGTTCTCGCGCGTTGGCGGGAATCGTCTGCGGGTCGTTCAGGATGGTTTCCATTCGGTGCACCAATCAATTTGTCGGGGCGAGCACACGTGCGCCCAGCACATGCGCGAGAACGTCTTCGAGCTTGGTGGAGGCCTCATCGGCATCTGTCGCGCCGACGAAGGATCGCCATGCGACAACGCCATCCGGACGCACCAGGACGGCACCGTCCTCTTCGACCTCTCGACTGCGCTGCCACTCGAAATACAGGTCTTCGACGCCAGGCTCCCCGATCACTATGACGCGCAACCGTGGATGATCGAGCCGTGCTGCGGCGGCGGCCCATGCTCCACCCGTGAGGCCCGTGATCAGCGTCAGCGCACCCTCTCCTACGATGTCGAGCGTCGAGACGCGGCGGCCATCCTTACCCACCAACCATGCGTGGGGAATCTTGGCGCCAGGTCGAGTCGTCGGTTGCACGTAGAGGCCCCGATCGCGCAGCCAGACCTCCTCGACGGCGTCTTCGTCCGGGATCACCGCTGCGGACGTGTAGCGCTGGTTCATCTCTGTCCCCTGCGCGTTGAACTCCTGGTTCTTGAGTTCGATCGCCTTCTCGAGCGCCCTCCGTGCGCGCGCACCGGCGGGGGTGGGTTCACGCAGTTTTTCCAGGCCGCTTGCTCCACCTGTTTGGTCGGCGGCGAGTGCTTCGCGGATCGGAGCATAGTCACGTCGTGACTGATTGGCTCGTTCGACGATCTGTCGCCCGACCGGCGCGCGCTCATCGGTGTAGCTGTCCAGCAGCGCGGGTGCCGCAACGCCGTCGATGACGTACGCGAGCTTCCACGCCAGATTGAAGGCGTCCTGGATGCATGTGTTCGAACCGAGTCCGCTCGAGGGCGGATGCCGGTGAGTCGCGTCGCCACCACAGAAGATGCGACCTGCCGAGTATGTCGGCGCGTATGCCTCGTTGACGTACCAGGGCCCGACGGAGACGATCTCGGGCTCGAAGTCCGGGTCGCCGACGTACGCGCGGATACGAGCGATCGCGGTTTCGTGGGTCAGGTCGGGGTCTCCCTTGGTGATGTCGAATCCCCAGCCGGCGATCCACTCGTCCCACGGGGAGACCGCGCGGAGCAGGCCGAGGCCGATCTCACCTACCGCAGCGTCTGTGTTGACGATCCAGTTGAGGATGCTGGGACGGTGTGCCACGTACTGCCCGAGTTCACCCTTGAACTGGGCGTAAACGGTACCGGCGCGGGCCAGTTCACCCTCCACGCTCAGCCCGGCATCCTGCATGACGCGAGACTTGGCTCCGTCGGCACCGACGAGGTACCTGACGCGCTGCGTGTACACCACACCGGTGAGCCGATTGGCGAGCGTGACGGTGACACCATCGGCGTCTTGCACGCTTGACCGGTATTCAGTATTGAACGAGATCACGGCACCGCGTCGCGCGGCAGCGTTTACCAGGATCGGTTCGACCAGGGTCTGGGGTATGTCGACCATGCTCGACGGGCTGGCACGAAGGTAGTCACCCGATCGGTCGTCCCCTGTGCCCCAGGTCCGCATGCGGGCGATCTCGGGACCCATGAGGCTGGTGGTGAAGAGCGTGTCGCCCATCCACTCCCAAGGAGTCGCCTGCTGCTTGATCTCCTCTTCGATCCCGAGGCTGCGTAGCACCTCCGCCGCGCGAAGATTCGTGATGTGCGCGCGGGGGGTGTCGGCCAACCAGTTCTGCCGAGAGATCGCGTGCACCTTGATGCCGTACGTTGCGAGCGCCAGCGCAGTGGTAGCTCCCATCGGGCCCAGGCCGACGATGAGGACGTCTGTGTCGAATTCTTCAGGAACGGACATGATTCTCCTTCAGTGGTCGTCTGGCGTCACCGCGCGTAGGTCAGTTCGACCGTCGAACTCGATGCGGCGGCATTCTGACGCTGAGCTTCTCGACGTCCCCATGGCCCGCCGACGAGCACCAGCGAGGTGATCGAGATCAGCGATACGGCTAGGAGATAGATGAACAGCGGAATGGTGCTTTGGAACGCTCCGTACAGCGCGGCGGCGATGAGTGGAGCGAACGCGGATCCGAGGATCTGCGAGATGGTGTAACCGATCGAGGCGCCGGAGTACCGGACCTCTGGGCTGAACAGCAATGAGAACAGCGCGCCGGTGGCGCCGCCCGCCGGAGCCATCGCGAGTCCGAACACTCCAATCAGGGCGACGGCGAACAGCCAGATCTGCCCAGTGTTGATCAGCAGGAGCGCAGGCCCGATCGTGACCGCCATCGCGACCGCGCCGACCGTGTAGGTCGTCTTGCGGCCCCACACGTCAGACACTGCGCCAAAGACGGCATAGAGGATGGTCGCGACCACTCCCGCAGCAAATACCGACAGCAGCACCCCGGTCCTGTCCAGGCCCACGACTGCGGTCCCATACTGAACGAAGTAGGACATGCAGATGTAGGCGAACACACCCTGGCTGAGGTAGATGCCGGCCACAAGGAAGATCTGCTTGGAGTGCGTCCGGAAAGCGACGACTGCAGGTACGCGTACTCGTTCCTGGAGTTGGCGTACCTTTTCGAATTCTGGGCTCTCACCGATGGTGAGACGGATCACCAGTCCGACGGCGACCAGCGCCGCGCTGAGCAGGAACGGGATCCGCCAGCCCCAGATGAGGAACTGATCGTCGGGGAGCTGGGCGACGATCAAGAAGGCCAGCGTGGCCAGCGCCACGCCGCCGGGCGCGCCCATCTGTGGGAACGCGCCGAAGAAGCCCCGGCGGCCCGCAGGAGCATGCTCGACCGCCATGAGAACGGCGCCGCCCCACTCCCCGCCGACGCAAAAGCCCTGCAGCAGGCGGAGGAGGATCAGCAGGATTGGCGCCCACAAGCCGATGAGCGCGTAGCCCGGAAGCAGCCCCATGAGGAAGGTCGCGGTGCCCATTCCGATGAGCGACAGTACAAGCATGCGCTTGCGTCCCACGCGGTCACCGAAATGGCCGAACACCACACCACCGATGGGTCGAGCGAAGAATCCGACGCCGAAGGTCGCGAAGGCCAGCAGCGTACCCATCAGCGGTGTGGCTTCGGGGAAGAAGACCCTCGGGAACACCAGAGCCGCGGCAGTGCCGTAGATGAAGAAGTCGTAATACTCGATGCCTGTTCCGATGAAGCTCGCCGTAGCGACCTTAATGGGAGAGGTCTTGCGGGTTTCCGTCACCATTTCTTGCTCCTGCTTCTCCTTTGAGGCGGATGGGTCGCGGCCTCTTGTCGGCTGCTCTTGGCATGCTAGCATGCCAGTTTGCTGGAGGCAAGAGGTGCGGGCGGCTACGCCAAAACGGCCGTTGTGACGCCAAATCCCGCGATGTACTCGGGGATCGGACGGTAGAACGCGTAGTCCACCGAATACGGCCCGAACTCGGCTAGTGCCGAATACGCGGCGATCCAGGTACGGACTTCGTGAGATGAGTTGCCGGCAACTTCCGTCATCTCATCGGGTGTCCACGCATCAAGGTCTTCGAGGCGACCATCGGTGATCAGATCCAGGAAGGCACGGTCCCACTCGGGAGCCAGCGGCTTCAGGGTGCTCGTCCCCGCAGCGAATGCGTGGGCAGCCGTGATGACGCGCTCCTCTCGCGCTGCTCGTCCCTCAGGACTGAGATTCCGTCCGCCACCGAGGAGAGATGCGCGGAGTGCCGCATCAGCGGTGGCGATCTGGGGGACGGGGGGCTCGTGGGACAGCCCACCGGAGCCCACCAGGAGTACGCGGCGGTCGCTGAGGTGCTCTTTGACGAACGATCCAATCGCCGCACCAAGTCGGCGCACGCGTCGGACGGGGCCGAACGGCGGTGCCACCGAGTTGATGAAGATCGGGATGACGGGCACGCGGTCGATACCACCGAACACGATTTCGAGAGGCTGCACAGCACCGTGATCAACCTGCATGTCCAGGGAGACTGTGAGATCGACATCTTTGTTCAGCACATACTGGGCCAGCGAAGCGGCGGTGATCGACTCGACGCTCAGCCGTCCGGCGTGCGTACCGAAGTCGCCGATCGATTCCGCCTCGAGGCCCACGGCAAAACTGGGCATGATGTCGTAGAAGAAGCCGTTGTAATGGTCCGGCGCGAAGCTGATCACGAGATCAGGAGCGAACTCCTCGGCGAACGCCCGAGCGTGCGCGAACGCGCCCTCGACGTCGTCTGTGACGTCCTGAGGGGGATCGACGAAATCCAGCAGCGGACTGTGAGACATGGTGAGCGTTGCGACAGCCATTTGTTATCCGATCCTTGAGATGCGATGGGTGGTGGCGGACGAGCCGATCCGACAGCATCAGTCGCGTGCCCGGCAAAGCGCGACCGGAAACTGGCCACGCGCCGTCTCGTGATGACACTCCGACGTGACATTTTTAGTTCGCCAGCGAACTTCTTTAGTATCACAGTGCTGGCGTCTTTTCGCAACCAATGTGCGATTCGGGCCCGTAATCGGGCACTACCCCCGGCGTGTTTTCAGCGAAACCCACGGCCTACCAGGGCGGTGGCATGCTAGTTTTTCGCTGTCTCACGATTCTGTGTGGGCGACAGAAGGGTGTCGAGCGATGAGTCTCGTGCAGTCTCGCAACACGGGCCGCATGGCCAACTCGATATACGAAACGCTGCGCGAACGACTGGTGTCTGGCGGGTATGCGCAAGGCTCGCGAATCTCGGTCGAAGCGCTCCGAACGGAGCTGTCCGTCAGCAAGCAGCCCGTAATGGAAGCCCTTCGCCTGCTATCTGCCGACGGTTTGGTGGACATCATTCCGCAGGTCGGATGCGTGACGTCTGTCTACCCGGTTCGCGAGATCGCCGACTTCTATGACATGTTCGCCGGCTTCGAAGGGGCGATCGCGGCGGCTGCCGCCGAACGCCGTGTTGATGCGCAACTATATGAGCTCGAAGAGATCTCGATCAGGATCGGAACTCTGCGAAGTCACCCGGACCCGGACGTGCGGGCGCGACAATATCGCGTCCTGAACCGTGACTTCCACGCCAAGATCCACGAGATGTCAGGATCTCGGATCATGGTCGAGACCAGCCGACGCATGTGGGATCTCAGCGATTTCCTGATCAACACGGCTGGCGCATCTCAGCCGCTTGCGTCGGCCACACATTCACGCCACGACGACCACGAGGAGATTCGGCGGGCCATTATTGCCGGAGACTCGCTCGGCGCACGCGAGGCGATGGCGCGCCACATCCTCGAGACCATCGACCTGATACGAAACGACAATAAGATCACCGACTAGCCAGAGACCACCGCAGATTCTTGTGCGGACCCAGCAGACACGAGGTGGGATCGATCTGATCCACCTAATCTGAAAAGTACTTCGCTCGCGAACTAGTTGCGCTAAGATGTCCAGGCAGACGTGTGCGATGCTCTGGCTGTGCGCCGGTCAAACGCATCTCATCCAACGAAGGACACGATGGTCATGACAGCACCGCAACCCGCGCTCGAGACCCCCGAGCGGGACCACAGAGCGTCGGAGTGGACGCCCGCTACCGATGAGACCTTCGGAAGCGCGCACGCCGATTACGCGGAACTGCGACGCGCCAACCCCTTTCCATGGAGCCACGAGTATGGCGGCTTCTGGGCGGTCACCACGTACGACGACATCGTGAACCTGGCCAACGACGAGCGATTCATCACATCCATCCAGAACGTAGTCCCCCGCGTGCCTCGAGCGACCCGAAGGCCGCCTGGTCATTACGACCCTCCCGAGCATGGCGAGTATCGCGCCGCAATCGATCCGATCTTCCGACGCGTGAACCTCCGCGCTCACGAGGAATCGTTCCAGGCAAGCGCAACGACACTCATCGCCGCGATGCTGGAACGCGGCCATGCGGACGCGGTTCAAGACCTCGCCGCGCCATTCGTCGTCGACTGTTTCGCCTCGTTGCTTGGCGTTTCCGCAGACCTCGCCCACCACATTCGCACGGTCGGCGTGCGCTACACCTTCGCCATTCAGGACATGGACGAACAGGTCGTCGGCGAGTGCAGCGCCGAGCTCTATGTCATCGCGGAGAACGTGTACCGTGCTCGGTTGTCTCAACGCCCCGATCCCTCAACCGACCTGGTTGCCAGCCTCCACGCCGCTGCACTCGATCCCAACACTGCCATCACTGAGACGACCGCGATCGCCACGGTCCGGCAGCTGATCGTTGCCGGAATGGGTGCCCCCCAAGCGGTCATCGGAAGCAGCATCGCTCACCTCGCACTCGACCAGTCGCTGCAGGCGTATCTACGCACGCATCCGGAAGAGCTTCCCGCAGCGATCGAGGAACTGCTCCGGCTGCATTCGCCCTATCGGGTGTTTGCTCGAACCGCGTCTGAAGACGTCGTGGTCCACGGTCGACTGGTCCGTGAAGGAGAGCCCGTTGCAATGCTCTTCCCATCCGGCAATCGGGATGGGCGGGTGTTCGAGGATCCGGATGTCTTCAAACTGAATCGTAAAGGGAACTCACACCTGGCCTTCGGGCGCGGACCCCACAAGTGCCCCGCCGCGGCAATGGGACGACGCGAGATTGCGATCGCGTTGCGAACACTCCTCGAGTCGACAGAAACCTTCGAGCTCTCTGGAGACATCAAGATGATGAACTGGCTGGAGTATGGGCCGCGTTCGGTCCCGCTCTCCCTCGTGCCCCGCGAAACGCCTGAGTTCCGCTGAGCTCCGGCGACCAATGCCACGGACACCGAACACCGGTCATCGCACTGCACGACGGGCCGGGAGTCAATGCCTACCGGCGGCCCCCCGATGATCAGCTTGTGATCAGCGGGGATGCGATGTCGCCGGTGTGACGCGAATCGGTGTCGAAGACGGACCGAACTCGAGCCACCCCGACATGACGACCTCACCGGCCAACTCGATGGACGCGGTCTTCTCCAGGATCGCTTCCATCGCGATGCGTAGTTCTGCGCGAGCGAGGGCAGCCGCGGGGCATCGGTGCGGTCCTCTTCCAAAGGCGATGTGCTTGTTGGGCTTCCGATCGATCTGGAACTCGTGCGGATTCTCGAAAATCGCCTCGTCTCGGTTCGCTGACGGGAACATCATCGCAATCGGTTCGCCGGCCAGGACGATTCGACCGCCGATCTCGACATCACGAATCGGAGCCCGAGCGAACACCCGATAGGGCGCGTACAGGCGCAAGAACTCCTCTATCGCATCCGGAATCAAAGCGGGATCTTCGCGCAATCGGCTCTGCAATTCTTGATCGCGCGAGAGATGAACGATGACGCTGCCGAGCACCGCACCCGGTGCGGCTTGCGAAGCGGACAAGAACTGACGGATGCTGGCGACGACCATGTCGTCCGAGATGACTGGGCCCCGGTCACCGGCAAGAATGAGTGCCGAGATCAGGTCTTCATCAGGGTCACCCGGGTTCTCTCGGCGATCATCGACGAGCTCGCGAGCGATCGCATACAGCTCGTCGCTGGCGGCTTCTACCTTCGGCTTGTCCATGGCCAACTGAGAGCGGTAGTACTCCACTTGCACCTTGCGCGACTGCATCATCTTCTCGAGAGGCAGTTTCAGGATGAGACCGAACGAGAGCGCCGCAAAGTACTCGGCAAAATCCTTCGTGAAATCGAAGTCGCTCTGGGCGACGAGGGGGTCCAAGAGCTCGTTCGCAAATCGGCGCAAATCCGGTTCAAGCGCGTCCATCCGTGACTTGCGGAAGACCGGCGTGATGGGTCGCCTATACATGTCATGCTCAGGCGGATCGAAGTGCAGGGGCGGGCGCTTGCCTTGATTGCGCGTCGCCGGCGGCACCACGTTTTTCTCCGACGTACTGAAGACACTCTCGGTTTGCACTCGAATGATGTCGTCGTACTTGAACACGGCCCAGAACCCGCCGAACTTGTCGCTGTGCGCCACTGGTGTGTTGTTGCGAAGATCGGTGTAGTACTCGTGAGTGTTGTCAAACGTTTCGACATACGTGGGGTCGAACTCGTTGGTCAGATCAGTTCGGGTGTCCATGAGATCTCCTTCGCTGTCAAGCCGAATCGGCCCGAACAGCCCATCGGTCGAAGTACCGCTGTGAGCGGACGATGAGCATGTCTATGGCGAACGCGACGAAGACCGCGATGCTCGTAGCAGCCCAGATCACGTTGACGTTGAAGCTGTTCTGGCCGAGGACCATGAGGTAGCCGAGGCCGTTCTGTGCCCCGGTGAACTCAGCAACGATCGCTGCTTGAATCGCCAACCCGAATGTGACCCGAGCGGATGCGGCGATCCACGCGGTGGCAGACGGAAGGTCGACATCTACGAAAATGCGGGTCGGGCTGGCGCCCAGTATGCGTGCGTGCTGCCGAACGTCGCGATCGGCGCTGGCGACGCCGGTTGCGGTCGCGACGATGATCACGAACACGATCACGAACGCAACATGCACAGCACGCGACGCGATCGAGTAGCCGAGCATCACGGCGAAGAACGGATAGAAAACGAGTCGCGGGAACCCTTGCCAGAACGAGAGGAACGGCGCCGCGATCTTTTCCATCATGGCGCTCGATCCGATGAACGACCCGATGATCACACCGACGACCAGAGCTGCGACATATCCGAGGAAGGTGGTGAAGACGGTCGCGCCGGTGTTGAACCAGATGCTTCCGTCAGCAATCCACAGACCCAGCTGCTGGGCAATCTTGGACGGTTGACCGACCAGGAACGAATTGAGCACGCCCGTTGACGCCGCCAACTCCCACCCGACGAGGATCGCCACGACGAAGAGGACCTGCGAGATCACGAGCCACACACGAGACATCAGAACAACCTCCATCTGGCGTAGCGCTTCTCAAGTCTCGAGAGCAGAGCGTCCGCGATGAGCGAGATGATCGCGATCACGATGGCTGCGGCGATCAGCATGTCGGGTTCCCCGAGCACACCACCGCGGGCGAGGTAACCGCCCAATCCGCGAGAGCCCGCGAGATACTCAGCGACGGCGGCCCCCAGCACAGACCAGATCGCCGCCAGTCTCAGGCTGGACATGATCCACGTGCCGACGGCGGGGATATACACGGACTGAGCCAGCTGCCAACCACGAGCGCCCAACATCTGAGCGTTGTGCACATAAACCTGGTCGATGGTGGACAAGCCCGTGAAGATGTTGATGTAGATCATCAGGAAGATCATGGCGACCACGAATGCGATGCTCGACCCGGATCCGATGCCGAACCAGACGATGAACAGCGGGGCGAGCGCGACCCTCGGCACGGCGTTCAATACCGCGAGGAAGGGACTGACGAAGCGTCGCACCAGCCGTATCGGGTAGGTCAGCGCGAGGAACACGCATGCTCCGATCACGCCGATGAGGAATCCGACGAACGCGTTCATCACCGTCGTGGCGACATTTCCCCAGAACTCGGGATCGAAGACCCACTCTCCCAGTTGCGCGAGCGTTCCGAGCGGCGTCCCAATCAGCGTCGCAACGCCCGGCACCTCGCCGATGAGCTGCCAGATGAGGACGAACGCGGCACCGATGGCGAACTGGATGCCGACGATCTTTCCAACGGCGGACCGTGGTGGGACTTCGACCGCGATGGCGCGGGTCTCAGTTCCCATCGCCGACTCCGGCCGCGGACGCTCGGGAACTGGCGATCTGGACCTGTTCCCTGAGGTCCTCCCACAGCATTTCGTGAAGGCGAGTGAATGCCGGCTCGAAACGTACCTCTTGGAGGTCACGTGGCCGCGGGAGCCCGCTGGCCCGATCCGACAGAATCGTGCCAGGTCCGGCTGTCATTGTGATCACACGATCGGACAGCCCGACAGCCTCTTCAAGATCGTGTGTGACGAAAATGACGGTCTGCTTCGTCTCCTCCCAGATGCTCAGCAGGTCGTTCTCCATGATCATCCGGGTCTGTGCGTCGAGTGCGCTGAAGGGCTCGTCCATCAGCAGCACTTTCGGGGTGAGAACGAGCGATGCTGCAATCGCCACTCGCTTGCGCATTCCGCCAGAGAGTTGGGCAGGATAGCGATCGCCAAAGCCCGCCAGTCCCACTCGGGCGAGCCACTCGGTTGCGTCGGCTTCGGCGGATCGCTTTGAGGCGCCGCGATAGCGCAGACCGAGCGCGACGTTTTGAAGAGCCGTCTTCCAGGGGAGCACTGCGTCCTTCTGGAACACGAACCCGACGTCCAGGTCGGGACCGGTCTGAGCAGTCACTCGTTTTCCGAGCACATGAACCTCGCCGCTCGTGGGCGGGCGCAGACCCGCAACCATGTACAGGATCGTGGATTTTCCACACCCCGACGGGCCCACGACTGATACGAACTCGCCCTCGTTGACGGTGAGGTCGATGTCACGTACCGCGAGGTGGGGACCTGACTTCGTCCTGAACGTCTGCGAGACGTCTATGAGCTCGACTGCCGGCGCTGGCGCGCCTGGATGCTGGCTGTTGCTCACGGTCTTGGTCTCCGCTCGTGCGATGGCGTCAGTCACAATGCCCCTTCCGGGATCTCGACACCGAGCGCGTCGAATGCGGCGCGGGCGTAGGTGTTGTCGAAGAACGTCTCGTCGAGTTTGAAGTCCTCGGGTACCGCAGCAGAAAGCAGGGCCGATTCCACGCCCTGTTCGACTTCGGTCTCCGTGAACACGCCGCCGGCGCGCTGGATCCCGGCGTGTGCATACTCCCACTGGAGGTCCCAGCTGTCGCTGACGGCCTCCACGAATTCGGGGGGCATCAAGGCAAGTGCTTCTTCGGGATCGGTCAGGTCCTTCAATTCGACTAGTCCATCCAGCACGCCGGTAGTGAGCACCTGCGAGAACTCCGGATATTTCTTTTCGAAGCCTCCGTTGACAGCGAGTACGGTGTTCAAGGCCATCCCCAGGGGGGCATCTTCGTCCGCTTCGCTATTGGCGACCAAGTAGCCGACACCGCTCTCGACGGCGCGGGCCGCGTTCACGGGCGAGGTGACGAGGATGTCCGCTCGATTCGTCTCGAGCACCGCCTGGGCTTCGGATCCGCTTCCCAGCGGAAGTTCTGTCTGGTCCGCCCAGTCCAGGCCAGCCTCCTCGGCGGTCATTCGGGCCACGGCATGACCGATGCTGCCGACACGAGTGAACGCCCACGTAGCTCCGTCGAACGCGTCGACATCTTCTCCGCGGGTGTCCTCGTATTGAGAGGCGCCGATGATCATCTGTCCCGCGCCCGTGTAGATACCTGCAAGCGGAGCGACGTCGCCTCCCTGGCTGCTGACAGCCAGCAGGGCGGTGGCGGGGACCAGAGCCGCATCCAGGGTGCCGCCGTTCAGGGCGGCCATGAGATTTGAGCCCGAGGGGATGTACTCGATCTGAAGTTCGACCCCGTTATCCTCCAGGGCTTTGGTGAGCGCACCATCCTCACCAGTGGCCGCGTAGAAGGCGGCGAACGTCACGTCGGGGTGGAAGATCCCCACCCGCAACGTGTCGGGAGCAGCGGTCCCCCCATCGTCTGATGACGGCGCGCCGGATGCGCAACCGGTGAGTGCGAGTGCGGCGAGCGCGATGCTCGCGGCTCCGATTTTTGCCTTCTGGTTCCTCATGCGAACACTCCCTTGTGCTGTGAACTGCTCCGTGCAGTTCGACCACCATACCGCAATCTATTTCGCTGGGGAAGTAAATTTGTTACTCTGGGGAAGCGAATCACCGTTACAGGGGCGCACAGCAAAGGAGCGTGTGATGCACGAGAGCACTGAAGCATTAACAGTTGTGGTAGTCGGAGACATTGGCCCCGACCGTCCCGACGCCCGTGAACTGTTCAATCTGAACCGGTCTGTTCTTCAGGAGGCCGACTTGAGTATCGGTCAACTCGAGTTGATACTCTCGCCGCTCGGGGAACGCCTCCCGCAGGTGCGACACACGGCACGAGCGAAGGCGGAGGATGCCGAGGCGTTACGTGAGGCAGGTCTCGACGTCATCACCTTCGCAGGCAACCACACGCTCGACTTCGGAACCTCGGCCATGCTCGACACCGTGCGGATCCTGGAAGCTCAAGGGCTCGCCGTCGCTGGAGTCGGTATCGACCTGCCGTCGGCAATCGAGCCCGTCCTCATAGAGAGACGGGGCCGGCGCATCGCGGTGTTCTCGTTCGCCTCAGTCATGCCGCAGGACTACTGGGCGACGGATCGTCGCGCGGGCTGTGCTCCGGCGCGCGCGTTCACGTTCTACGAACAGATCGAACACGATCAGCCCGGGACCCCCTCGCGCGTGCACACCTTCCCGCACCGTGAAGACCTCAGGCAAGCAGTCGAAGCAGTGCGGGCAGCCCGGGCCGCAACCGATGTGGTTCTCGTCGCGATGCACTGGGGCATTCATTTCATCCCAGCCGTCATCGCCGACTACCAGCGGGACTACGCGCACGCTCTCATCGACGCCGGCGCTGACGCGATCCTGGGTCACCACCCGCACATTCTCAAAGGCGTGGAGATCTACGACGGCCGACCGATCTTCTACAGCCTGGGAAACTTCGGCATGGACACTCCCATCACTCCGGAGCACGTCGCATCGAAGGGGTTCCAGGAGATCCAGGCACTCAACCCGACGTGGGTACCCAACTTCGAGCACCGGTTCAATTTCCCGCCCGACTCTCGCAAGACAATCTTCGCCAAGCTGACATTCAGTTCAGCGGGCGAATTGTCAGTGCGCGCCATTCCCGCGTGGATAAACGACGATTCCCAAGCGGAGATTCTGCATGCGGGTGACCCTCGCCTCAACGAAGTGGTCGACTACCTTGCAGCCATTTCACGCGAAGTGGACCTTGAGACCGACTACCGGATCGATGGCGATGAGATCCTCATCGAGTCCGGATCATGACCCTCGGCCGCGCGATCGGCGAGGTGGCCACGCGCGCTCGGTTCA from Microbacterium pumilum carries:
- a CDS encoding 2-keto-4-pentenoate hydratase yields the protein METILNDPQTIPANARELQAARALLDAGRTASAIDPVRDVIPDIAGAYRVQELVLSRKESANNRRTGRKVGLTSIAVQTQLGVDQPDFGVLLEDMHVADGGEIDLAKLIAPKIEAEVAFVLKSDVLGTELSDVVAAVDYAVAALEIVDSRVRNWDITIVDTIADNASSAQYVLGERRLTLDEFVPRDVSMTLHVNGTGASEGKGIACLGDPLNALLWVARTAAAIGQPLRAGEVVLSGALGPMVPLNSGDNISASIGPLGVVSATCGMEK
- a CDS encoding FAD-dependent monooxygenase yields the protein MSVPEEFDTDVLIVGLGPMGATTALALATYGIKVHAISRQNWLADTPRAHITNLRAAEVLRSLGIEEEIKQQATPWEWMGDTLFTTSLMGPEIARMRTWGTGDDRSGDYLRASPSSMVDIPQTLVEPILVNAAARRGAVISFNTEYRSSVQDADGVTVTLANRLTGVVYTQRVRYLVGADGAKSRVMQDAGLSVEGELARAGTVYAQFKGELGQYVAHRPSILNWIVNTDAAVGEIGLGLLRAVSPWDEWIAGWGFDITKGDPDLTHETAIARIRAYVGDPDFEPEIVSVGPWYVNEAYAPTYSAGRIFCGGDATHRHPPSSGLGSNTCIQDAFNLAWKLAYVIDGVAAPALLDSYTDERAPVGRQIVERANQSRRDYAPIREALAADQTGGASGLEKLREPTPAGARARRALEKAIELKNQEFNAQGTEMNQRYTSAAVIPDEDAVEEVWLRDRGLYVQPTTRPGAKIPHAWLVGKDGRRVSTLDIVGEGALTLITGLTGGAWAAAAARLDHPRLRVIVIGEPGVEDLYFEWQRSREVEEDGAVLVRPDGVVAWRSFVGATDADEASTKLEDVLAHVLGARVLAPTN
- a CDS encoding cytochrome P450, with product MNLANDERFITSIQNVVPRVPRATRRPPGHYDPPEHGEYRAAIDPIFRRVNLRAHEESFQASATTLIAAMLERGHADAVQDLAAPFVVDCFASLLGVSADLAHHIRTVGVRYTFAIQDMDEQVVGECSAELYVIAENVYRARLSQRPDPSTDLVASLHAAALDPNTAITETTAIATVRQLIVAGMGAPQAVIGSSIAHLALDQSLQAYLRTHPEELPAAIEELLRLHSPYRVFARTASEDVVVHGRLVREGEPVAMLFPSGNRDGRVFEDPDVFKLNRKGNSHLAFGRGPHKCPAAAMGRREIAIALRTLLESTETFELSGDIKMMNWLEYGPRSVPLSLVPRETPEFR
- a CDS encoding 3-carboxyethylcatechol 2,3-dioxygenase, whose product is MAVATLTMSHSPLLDFVDPPQDVTDDVEGAFAHARAFAEEFAPDLVISFAPDHYNGFFYDIMPSFAVGLEAESIGDFGTHAGRLSVESITAASLAQYVLNKDVDLTVSLDMQVDHGAVQPLEIVFGGIDRVPVIPIFINSVAPPFGPVRRVRRLGAAIGSFVKEHLSDRRVLLVGSGGLSHEPPVPQIATADAALRASLLGGGRNLSPEGRAAREERVITAAHAFAAGTSTLKPLAPEWDRAFLDLITDGRLEDLDAWTPDEMTEVAGNSSHEVRTWIAAYSALAEFGPYSVDYAFYRPIPEYIAGFGVTTAVLA
- a CDS encoding GntR family transcriptional regulator; the encoded protein is MSLVQSRNTGRMANSIYETLRERLVSGGYAQGSRISVEALRTELSVSKQPVMEALRLLSADGLVDIIPQVGCVTSVYPVREIADFYDMFAGFEGAIAAAAAERRVDAQLYELEEISIRIGTLRSHPDPDVRARQYRVLNRDFHAKIHEMSGSRIMVETSRRMWDLSDFLINTAGASQPLASATHSRHDDHEEIRRAIIAGDSLGAREAMARHILETIDLIRNDNKITD
- a CDS encoding MFS transporter; the encoded protein is MVTETRKTSPIKVATASFIGTGIEYYDFFIYGTAAALVFPRVFFPEATPLMGTLLAFATFGVGFFARPIGGVVFGHFGDRVGRKRMLVLSLIGMGTATFLMGLLPGYALIGLWAPILLILLRLLQGFCVGGEWGGAVLMAVEHAPAGRRGFFGAFPQMGAPGGVALATLAFLIVAQLPDDQFLIWGWRIPFLLSAALVAVGLVIRLTIGESPEFEKVRQLQERVRVPAVVAFRTHSKQIFLVAGIYLSQGVFAYICMSYFVQYGTAVVGLDRTGVLLSVFAAGVVATILYAVFGAVSDVWGRKTTYTVGAVAMAVTIGPALLLINTGQIWLFAVALIGVFGLAMAPAGGATGALFSLLFSPEVRYSGASIGYTISQILGSAFAPLIAAALYGAFQSTIPLFIYLLAVSLISITSLVLVGGPWGRREAQRQNAAASSSTVELTYAR